TGTAGCTGTTGGCGTACCAGAAGTATCATCTGTTGTAGGGTGTGACGCCGTATAAGTTGTATTGTACGTTGAACGGTTATGAGGATCGGGATCGGTCGGATTAGTACCAATATAAAGATTTGCACTTGGAAGATGCGCAGGACCTTCATCATGTATACGAGTATGGTAATCAACACTGGTATTAGTTGAAGAAGTACCTAATGCCGTATCACGTAAATCACCAAGATCAAAACGTCCAATATAAACACGGTGGTCTTCGATATCACCGATGGCATCAACAATGCCTAAAGAACGTGGATCTTCGTCTGTACCTGACTTACCTTGAAGATCTATTTGATCCTGTGATACGCGAATACGCATAAAGTAATAATCGTTCACGAGATTATTAGGCAATATAAATCCAACATCAAAGCGAGTCGCATTATTGGTATATAAAGCTTCGCCTGTAATACCTCCATTGGTACGATTAATAGCTTCATCTACTTCAAAAATGCCATTTTTATTCCAGTCAATCCAACCATAAAAATAAGCTGAACTACCTGTCGTATTGGTCATCGGCTCAAAACGTATAATGTGTGAACCTGTATCGCTACCTACATTAATAATGTTATTTGGATAATAAAGATCTAACACGTCTTCATCATTAGTTTCACTATTATCATCACCATCAGCGTTGGCTGTTGGTTGACCATTTAACTCTATATCTGTATCTATTTGACCTAAACGCAATGAAGTTGATACCAACTGCGCAGGACCATTATTTTCGATCAATGTTTTATAACTTGGCACTCCGTTGATTCCATCAGGCGCATCACCAAAATCATAAGGAAGATTACAGCCGACACTAACCCCATCGACTAAGTTACCCGTTCCATCATTAACCCACTGTAGAGGCGTTAAAGCAATGCGCGTTATATATTGCCCAGCAGGAACAGTATATACGCCGATATAGTGAATGAAGCCGACATCTGTGCTCGCTTTAAGTCCTGTTAATTGAATTTGAGCTAATGATGTTGGCCCACCAATACTCAATTCAGCTTGTTGATTACCTCCAGAGAGATTGCGGCGAGGAGACCAATAAAACTGCCAATGCAATTCTTGACCAGGAGTCGTCATTATATCTTGGTAGTACATTTGAGGAATAAATGTGTTGAGTTCAGCCATATTGCCACCGGTTGGTGTCGTGGCATTACCTGGACCGTAACCAGATCGAGACTGAACCAAGTTTCCTAATGATGACCAATCATAAGTTGTGAATGAATTTGACGAATCTGGCCCTATAGACCAACCGGGCACATTCTCTTCTTTGAAGTATTCATTCGTTAACCCTTCCGACGGTGTGCCTGTAGGTATATCAAAATCACCATTAACAATTTGTCCTGCATCACAAGATCCTAAAGATAAAGGCGGAGCGACAATATGGACAAGGTAATCTTCAACCTCACCATCAGAGGCGACACCAACCGATGAAGCAATCTCGCTAGCGTCCGTTGCATAACGAATGCGGGCATAAGTTTCGCCATGAACTGCACTGCTTGGAATTAAGAAATTAAAAGTATTCACACCAGCAGTAACAGCTTCTGTTGTTATAAGCTCAGATCTGCCATTAACAGTGTCATCCCAATCGCCATCTTGGTTTAGATCGAGCCAAAAACTGATATGTCCGTTTGTTGATGCGGTTACCGATATTTGGTTATTTACTAAGGTGTCCGAACCATTTTGAAAATGATTGGTATAAATGACATTAAGACCGCTCGCCGACGCTGTTGCATCATTTGCATTAAACACTACACCATCATCAAAAGTATCAGTCGCTGCTAATAAACCGGAAGCACCATCAAGCTCACTTGATATGTGATTTGAACAATCAACACTGTTAGCTGTTCCTAAACAAATCGCATTATCAATCACATGACGAGCACCATCATTTGCAAGTAATGTTGCATATTGACTAGCACCATATCCATTTTGTAAATCTTCATTATCTGGCGCATCACCATAGTCTAATGGAGAAGAAGGATCCTCATCTTCCTCGATCTCGAGAGCATCAATGATAGTTAAAATGTGATCCTCAATCTCACCATCATCTACCGCACCTAACGAACGTTCATCCCATGAGGTTAATACATCATCTGATGGCAAACTGTCTGACGTAATACGTAATCGTAAGAATTGATCACCATTTGATACATTAGAAAGTCCCGTCCAACTTAAGCTCGCAGAACCATTAGTATTATCGTTATTATCAATACAGCTTGCTTGTGCATATTCATCCACTTCAAACTGTTGATCTCCATCAAAATCAACCCAAGCATACACTGTTGCACCTAAATCTTGGCTACCATCGTGATCATTACATGGAATAGTAAGAGAAAAAGTCGTTAATGGAATGGAGTGCGTTGTATTTTGATAAGCGTCTTCATCATTACTTCCAGTACTATTGGTACCATTATTAGTATCATCGAGATTGGCTTGAAGTGACTGATAAGTGCCTGCTTCCGTGTCCGGTTTTACTGAACCTAAATAAATTGGACTAGCGACTTGCGTTCTGACATTACCAAACAATATTTCTTCGACATTATTTAAATTTAAGAAGCGTCCATTAGGCCATGTTACCCGCCACGCAGCGGTGCCTTGAGAGACAATGACGTAATAGCTTTGTTCATGACCAAGTACCAGTCTATCGAACCCATTACCACCTGAGTAACTTGCGCCTTGGGCCAATAAAAGATTGTTTATCACTAGCATGTCATTAAGATTAGCGCCATTAGCATTACTATTATTCGGCATATTCTGATATGTCCAAGTTATGCCATTAACTGCGGGTACTAAGGTACTATTCGTAATAACGCCAGTTTCTGTACCCGCTTCAATATATAAATGCCTTGCACCATCATTTGCAGCTAATGTCGATGGTGTAGCGTTAGTTCCATCATCATGGATGTCACCAAAATCATATTGGTTTGCGTATATATTATGGGAAGTGATTATAATCATTATAAATATATAAAACTTTAGACTTAGTTTTATTATTTCAAACATACAATACACTCCTTTAATTTGAGGCACAGTTAGATATTAATGATTAATATCTAACTTGATTACCATCAAACCATTTATGCTAATTTAAATATCAAGCCAGACATCTATATTTTTAGAAAGCAATAAACAGACCAAATAAAAAACACTTTAAAATAAGCCTATTATTTGACTTACCCTAAAGTGTTTTATTTATATTTGTTATTTGCGACGAAATTTGAGTTTATTTAATCGTAACGCGATACGTCACATGCCCACGTTCAGCAGGGGCTAATGTACCACCTAACTCCCACTCTATACCGCCTTCATAACCCGACTGATTGGTTCCATCTACCGTTGTTACATTACAAGAAACAATACTTGCCGGCAGTGATGTCGCAGGAGAAGTACAGCTGATCACTGAGGTTAATTCAGTAAATTCAGGTACAGCATCAAATAGTTTAATAGTATCAATTGGACCCGAACCGTTATTAATGAAATAAATGGTATATTCCAAGGTTTCTCCAGGTCTTGCTTGATTACTACGACTTTCAGCATCGTTTTGGGTGATATTTTTCACTGTTTTCTCTATTTCTAACTCACCCGCTTGACTGAAGCTCACTTTAATTGTGTCAACGTCACTCACTTGATTAGTAACAGCTGTATTAGAGAAAACAATATCTGCATTAAGTTGATAGTTATATATCGCGTTCAACGGAACGTTAGCAGGAACGGTGACTTTGACAATAATACACACTTGCGATGTCGTATCAGCATTTACAGCCGTCGGGTTTGTCACAACACCATCAACACCTGGGTCTAACTCACCATTACAGTTAGCATCAAAATACAATACTTCTGTCCAAGGGTACCCTGTTGGTGAACTATTTTTATTGGCAACAGTAAAGCTGACACTACCTGAAGTATTCACATTATATTTATGGCTGAAGAAGACAGGAACACCAGGCTCCGTTTCTGTATAATTGTCAGGTTCTAACGTTGGCATAGTGACTTTACCAAAGTCGATATTTGCCAAGTAATCACCTGCACTTGCATTAATTAGCATCTGGCTATCAGTTAATGAAGTATTGGTAATTTTACCGACTAAACCTAATGCAGGATCTGTCACATCCACTTCTGAAATATCAATCCAAGCAGCTTGCGGCACCACTTCTAATAAAATATCTTTATCTGCAAATTGAACGGCTAACACTAAGGTATAGCTACCATCACCCAATGTTGTCGTTCTAATAATTTCCTGTCCCATTGTATAGCCAGCAATAGGCGTATCATTAAAAATTGCTCTTACTACATAGTTCGCAATACCGCGTTCTGCGCCTTCTTGGATGCCATTATGTGCCGTAACACCACCAGTCCCATTATCTTCAAATACGGTACCTTCAAGTACTATCTGGTTAATCAAATCAAACTTATAGTCTTCGACCTCACCATCAGGTGCATCTCCTGTTGGAGAGTTACAGGTACCTATAGCACTACATAGACGGAAACGTACAAATGTATCACCATCATAGCCAGACGTTAGACCCGCATCTAAATTAAAGTCAAAGTTCGTTAGTGTTGCGTTAATCGCTTCATCTTCAAAAATTAACTCGCCTGTATCGGTAAAGTCACCATCACCATTAAGATCAACGAAGACATTAAGGAAACCTGACGCTTGTGGTACAGAAATCGGGATTAATGTTGATGTCTCTACAGTAATGCTTGCAGGCATAGCAACACCTTGTTCATCACTAATACCTTTGTTGTCATCTCCTAGAGCATCGACAGAACTATACTGAATAAACTCACTGTCCCAACGAGATCCTAAACTTAAATCTGGATCACCATCAAAGGCCGCATCTCCTTCAGAACCATTATCAAGGTATGTATGATATACCTCACCATAAGAATCTGGCGCATCACCATAATCTCGTGAGTAGTAACACCCTGCGGCATCATTACCTGATAGTGACACATCAAGAGCTTCTGAGACGAAAACCAATTCCCCAGTGATAACATTGAGTTGATAAACTGCTGTTCTATCTGTGAGATCATGGCTACCATCACCATCGGTATCATGGTTACCACCATTCGCAAAGGCATAAAGATTCACACCATTATCTGAGACCATTCCGCCAGCACTTGCACCGCCACTGTTATCCACTGGTAACAAGCCATTAAACGTCACTGCACTGGTCGTAACATTACCATTCGATGGGTCAATTTCGCTGTAATTCCCTCCCGATAAATCAATGCTGTACAGCAGGTTATTATTCGGATTAAAGGCAATATCACCATCAAGGTTAGGTGTTGAAGATAATGTTATAGCGGTAAATTGTTGGGTGAATAAATCAATGCGAATTAAGGCATCGATCGTTCCACTCCAAACGTAAAGATACTGACCATCAGGCGAAACGTCTCCTCGATTAATTCCTGAAATATTAGTGCCAGATCCTGTTCGTGAAAGCACTTGGCTATCCGTAAAGTTTACTGCACCATTACCACTATGATTAAACGTTTGAACGCCATCAGCATAGACCTTACCTAATGGGATAAAGTCAGTACCAAAGCGATCAGTAACAAAGAGGATAAAGTCTTCATTTGCACTGCTACCATCTCTAAATAACCCGTAGAAAAGGCCATTTATTCGGTTATAACCCAGCGCATTTACGCCAAGAATATTCGAGTAATCAGTCAAGCCCATCGGTGAGACTAATGAGTTAAATTCAACAGGATCAACTGTTGGATCAAAGGCAACATAATCGAAGTTACTTCCATTACCTTTTGTTTGAACAATAGTGTCACAAGTATTGACCGTACTTAGAGTAGAAACAAGTATACGATAATCTTCAACTTCACCATCGGCAGCTTCACCTATTGGGTTATTACATCCAGAGCTCGAACATACACGTACCCGCATATAGGTGTAACCTAGGCTGGCATTCGCTGGCACAGTGAAGTTATAAGGGGTTTGAGCATTTGCTGTTGCAGTATTATCTGCCACTATCTGCTCACCAGCATCAGACCAATCACCATTTCGGTTCCAGTCAATCCAAGCATATACTTCTAGCCCAGTAAGATCGGTATCAGGGTCAACTAAGGTGGTGACTTGTATAGTCTCTGGATCGCCAGGTCTCATGGTTGTGTTATAAACCACACCATCTTCATCATTTGGCGTATTTTCAATATCATCCGCAGTCGCTGAAGGATTTTGTAAACTACCATCATCCGTATCTAACTCTGCACCTAAAATGATATCTACTTGACCATCGTCATCATAATCATGCAGTACATGCATCGCACCATTATCAATCTTAGTGGTGTTATAATCGGCATTCGCAGTACCTATTGCGGTATCAGGCGCATCACCAAAATCATACTCCGTAAAGCTAATGGTTTGATCTATGATACATACTTTCTGAAGATTCTTAGCGCCACCTGTTGCCCCAGTAAAGCCGTAGTGAACATTGCTATCACCATTAAAGTCTTGATTAATGAAATCTCGTACTAATGTTTCTTTGAGTACACCATCAAAATAATAATCGAAGGTATTGGTCGATGGGTCCCAGTCAAATATAACTTCATGATATTGATTATCCTCAATATTGTCCAAGTCATGAGTGGTTGTACCAATACGAGTAAATGGGAATGGGGCAGGATCATAAATAGCAGTGTGATCGTTTGCTATATCAAGATAACTCGCTCCATTTGCGTAGGTATCAAAATCAATCGTAACCGCAGGATCTAGCCCCTGAGAGCCTAAACCACCACCAAGTTGACCAATCGCTTGGTTACCAGCAGCAGCATTTTGTAAGGTGAACGTTACACCATCAGCTCCTGCATCGCTATTACCTAAATAAATACCAAAACGCACTCTAAATGGAGCAGCTAAATCGAACTTATCAGTCGTCCAGAATGCACCTCTTTGCGAGTTTAAATTTGGTGTAATAATGATTTCATTGGTATTGTTATCAACAAATGAATTCGCACTTGAAACCATAGTAAATTGCGAGCCCAAAGATAAACAACTGACGTCAGTTAAAGTAACAAAGTGATCTTCTACTTCACCATCATTTGAAATACCCGTTACCGTATTACAATCACCTGCAGTTGAACAATAACGTACACGCGTCCAGAATTGGGTACCAGTTGATGACGACGGTGTTGGTATTGGCAATATGTTATTACCCGCAGTAACAGCCATATCATTAATAGATTGCTCACCAGCTTGGTTCCAATCACCACTGTTGTTCCAATCAACCCATACAGAGACAAACCCACTATGAGTTGCATCCAACTCAATGTATGAACCCGCCATCTTAAGACCAGTATTCGCAATCGTGTTATACAGCACAACCGTAGTGCCGGTTTCATCGTCACCGTTACCTGTTGCACCAGCAGGAAGATTATCACCATCAACTACAGTGTAATGCCCAGTATCAACATCGACACCAGCACCAATATAATTACTCCCCACATGGTGACTTGCCACACCACCAGCAATATAAGTAGCAGGAGCGTCACCATAATCACGGGTTGATAATTCATAATCTTCGACTTCACCATCACCCGCTGAAAGGTCAATATCGGCTTGGGTTAAGACGTCAGTCGTGATACGTAAGCGAAGGTAATGCATGCCTACACCAGAATCATCAACAACATTAAAGGTTAACGATGCTGAACCATTTGCCGTTCCACTCGTATCATTACACGCCGCCTGAGCAAACTCACCCGTATCGGTTAAATCACCGTTCATGTTGAAATCAACCCAGCCATAAACGGTTGCACTTAAGTCACTGGTACCATCATGATCGTTACACGCAACGTTTAAAGTGAGTGTGCCTGAACCTTTGGTATAGGAAGGCAATACAGTGAATGCATCTTCATCATCACCTGTGCCTTTAGTATCGTCATCGGTAGCATCACCATTAGTATCAGTACCATCACCAAAGCCATCGGTATCAACATCACCTGGAACAGTACCTAGATAAATATATGGACTGCCTGTCGCATGCCGTGTACCCAAGCTCGATTCTAACGTATTAAAACCAGCACTTTCAGGGGCATCACCGTAGTCATATACAACATCTAGTGTGATTTTATAATCCTCAACCTCACCATCATCAGCTAATCCATGTGGTGTTGAACAATCCGTCGTATCGCGACAGATACGAACACGTAAGTAGCTAATACCCGTTAACACATCGCTCGGTACATTAAAGCTAAGCGTTTGATCCGTATCTTCATCGGCAGCGGTTAAAGCAAGTGGCGTTGCAGCTTCTGTTGCAACATCAAATACTCCATCACGGTTAAAGTCTAACCAGCCATATAACGTTGCGTTAGCATCAGTATGTACGCGTGTCGTAAATTGTACAGGCACTGCAGGTTGCGCATTAACTGTTGGTGGGATTATAACGCCATCCTCATCAGCACCAACAACATCATCATCAGTAGCATCGCCCGTATTATCGATACCATCAACAAAACCATCGGCTTCTTCATCTGGAGGTGTAACACCTAGATAAACCACAGGCGTTGTTTCCACGATATGCATTGGACCAACACCTTCAGTGGTAAGTTGAACACGATCAGTACCGTAAGAGTCTGGAGCATCACCTAAATCACCTAAACCGATAGCAAGTAAATAATCTTCCACTTCACCATTACCGGCAATTCCCCCCCAATCACTACTGGTTAGTGTATCGGTTGTTAAACGCGTACGTAGGTAAGTCATACCATTGGTTAAACTAATAGCACCTAACCCCGTCCATGTTAATGTGAACTGTCCCTGATTCGTACCATCTGGAACCGTAATAGATTGCGCATCTGCTGCGGTAAAATCACCGCTCTGATCAAAGTCAATCCATACCCATAAAGTAGCGTCAGAACCGGTCGAATTCGTTGCTTCAACAATCGTACTGTAATCTGTTGCATCCAATGGCACTGGAACAAGAATGTTAATACCATCTTCGTCATCAGGGTTAGCATTAACATCATCGCTTCGAGCGAGAAGATCAGGCACGCCATCAGCTTCAGTATCAGCTTGCTGATCACCAAGGTATAACTGGGAAGTAACGATATGAGCAGCACCATTGGTTGCGCTCGACGTATTGTAACTATCTGGTGCATCAGCAAAATCAAACGCACCAATTGCGATACGATAATCTTCTACTTCACCGCCAGCCGCAGTTCCAAATGAGCGAGGATCCTCATTATCACCAGAAACTGTATCTAGTAGCGATTCTGTTGATAAACGCACTCGTAAGTAGGTTTGGTTTAATGCTGCAATATTCGGTATCGAAGGCCAAGTTAGCGTTTCTTGCCCATTGGTTACACCATCTGCAACCACGATTTCATTTGCACTCAATGCTTCTGATTTATCAAAAGCACCATCATTATCCCAATCAATCCATGCATAGAGATAAGCATCGTTACCGCTTGTATTATTAACAATAA
This genomic window from Photobacterium angustum contains:
- a CDS encoding GEVED domain-containing protein encodes the protein MIIITSHNIYANQYDFGDIHDDGTNATPSTLAANDGARHLYIEAGTETGVITNSTLVPAVNGITWTYQNMPNNSNANGANLNDMLVINNLLLAQGASYSGGNGFDRLVLGHEQSYYVIVSQGTAAWRVTWPNGRFLNLNNVEEILFGNVRTQVASPIYLGSVKPDTEAGTYQSLQANLDDTNNGTNSTGSNDEDAYQNTTHSIPLTTFSLTIPCNDHDGSQDLGATVYAWVDFDGDQQFEVDEYAQASCIDNNDNTNGSASLSWTGLSNVSNGDQFLRLRITSDSLPSDDVLTSWDERSLGAVDDGEIEDHILTIIDALEIEEDEDPSSPLDYGDAPDNEDLQNGYGASQYATLLANDGARHVIDNAICLGTANSVDCSNHISSELDGASGLLAATDTFDDGVVFNANDATASASGLNVIYTNHFQNGSDTLVNNQISVTASTNGHISFWLDLNQDGDWDDTVNGRSELITTEAVTAGVNTFNFLIPSSAVHGETYARIRYATDASEIASSVGVASDGEVEDYLVHIVAPPLSLGSCDAGQIVNGDFDIPTGTPSEGLTNEYFKEENVPGWSIGPDSSNSFTTYDWSSLGNLVQSRSGYGPGNATTPTGGNMAELNTFIPQMYYQDIMTTPGQELHWQFYWSPRRNLSGGNQQAELSIGGPTSLAQIQLTGLKASTDVGFIHYIGVYTVPAGQYITRIALTPLQWVNDGTGNLVDGVSVGCNLPYDFGDAPDGINGVPSYKTLIENNGPAQLVSTSLRLGQIDTDIELNGQPTANADGDDNSETNDEDVLDLYYPNNIINVGSDTGSHIIRFEPMTNTTGSSAYFYGWIDWNKNGIFEVDEAINRTNGGITGEALYTNNATRFDVGFILPNNLVNDYYFMRIRVSQDQIDLQGKSGTDEDPRSLGIVDAIGDIEDHRVYIGRFDLGDLRDTALGTSSTNTSVDYHTRIHDEGPAHLPSANLYIGTNPTDPDPHNRSTYNTTYTASHPTTDDTSGTPTATRDDEDSLPSTQVTVNETDNLVSFDLSVSNNTGADAYLYAWLDSDRNGQLDVGELTSIGSPADDGAIVIPDNGGSATNYSVTWGNITSWPLVNQHYGIRFRLSETKLALAGATNTDEDPRALGVQLTQGEIEDYSIRVVASGGTGGGSSQSDFDRDGVPDIIDIDDDNDGILDVDELGYDPNYIYRDYFDAANPNDPNQCPLVKHTGDGFYYSPSHVGGVGDSNPSVMHWSVLDKWQWEVTLVTK